Below is a window of Geomonas oryzisoli DNA.
TCCCGGCACCATCACGGCCATCCGGCCGATGAAGGACGGGGTCATCGCCGATTTCGACATCACCGAGGAGATGCTGCGCTACTTCATACACAAGGTTCACAACAGAAAGACCCTGGTCCGTCCCAGGATCGTCATCTGCGTCCCCTCCGGGATCACCCAGGTTGAGAAGCGCGCCGTCAAGGAGAGCGCCGAGTCCGCGGGCGCCCGCGAGGTGTACCTGATCGAGGAGCCGATGGCGGCCGCGATCGGTGCGGGGCTCCCCATCACCGAGGCTTCCGGCAACATGATCGTCGATATCGGCGGCGGCACCACCGAGGTCGCCGTGATCTCCCTGGCCGGCATCGTCTATACCAAAAGTGTCCGGGTGGGCGGCGACAAGATGGACGAGGCCATCGTCCAGTACATCAAACGCAAGTACAACCTCCTGATCGGCGACCGCATGGCCGAGCTGATCAAGATCGAGATCGGCGAGGCGTACCCCGGCACCCAGCTTCTGCACATGGAGGTCAAGGGGCGTGACCTCGTCTCCGGGATCCCCAAGACCACCGAGATCGACTCCAACGAGATCCGCGAGGCGCTCTCCGAGCCGGTTACCGCCATCGTCGACGCGGTGCGCAACTGCCTGGAGCGCACCCCGCCCGAACTGGCGGCGGACCTTGTCGACAAGGGCATCGTCCTGGCCGGCGGCGGCGCACTGCTCCGAAACCTCGACGTGCTGCTGCGCGAGGAGACCGGGCTCCCCGTGGTGACCGCGGAAGACCCGCTTTCCTGCGTCGTGCTCGGTTCCGGCAAGGTGCTGGACGAGCTCGCGCTGCTGCGCAACGTTGCGGTGAGCTCCTAGTTTCCCGTTCTTCCATTTGCCGTTTCTACCCGAGGGATCTCCATGACCGACGCTATCATAGACGTCATCATACCCGTTTGGAACCGGCCCGAAGAGACTCGAAACTGTCTGGTCAACCTGATCAACCACACCCCGAACGCCCGGTTTATCATCGTCGATTGCGGCTCCGAGCGCGACACCGAGAGGATGTTGCAGGAGTTCGCGGACGGGCTGGACGAGCGCGCCCTTTTGATGCGCGACGACAGCAATATCGGGTTTGTCCGTGCCGCCAACCGCGGTTTCGAGAGCTCGACGGCCCCTTTCCTGGCCCTGGTGCGCAGCACCAGCATAGTAACCGCCCGCTGGCTCGACCCGCTGCTGCAGTTCGCCCAGGAGCACCCGCAGGCCGGCATCCTGCTACCCTGTCTCGATCCCGGTGAACCCTTTGAGGGACCCTGCGAGGTCGAGAGCGCTTCCTTCGCCGCCATGGTGCTTCGCCGCGAGCTGTACCAGGAGACCGGCGGCTTCGACGAATCCCTGGACGGGGGCGCCTGGTGCCTCAAGGATTTCACCAGGCGCGCCTGCGCCAAGGGGTACGTCACCTGCCAGGTGCCCGGCCCCGCGGTCAGCCACCAGGAAGAGGTGCCGCTGGGGTCGGAGCTGAGGCGCCGTGAGACCCTGCAGAGGAGCCTGACCACGTTCCGCGAGCGCTGGGGCGAGGGGGGGAGTTACCTGCTGCACGTTCCCAAGGGGGTCGAGCTGGACCTGCTGCGCCAGAAACTCGACTGGCTGCTCCAGGGGGCGCGCCACGGAGACTGCTACACGGTGCTGCTGCCCCATGCGCTGAACCAGGCCGCCCAGCTGTCGGGACTCACCTGCCTGCACGAGAACGTGAAACTGGTGCCGCTGCCCCGGCTGGCCTGGGACGGCATGAAGCGCCGCATGTACGAAAAGCTGATCGCCCAGCGCCCCGGCACCATGCCGGTCACCGCGGTGGACGGGCTGCCGTTTCCCTGGAGCGAGCGCTACCTCTCGTTCTCGGAGCTCACCGAGCGGATCAAGGCCCGGGTCCACTAGCACCCCTGCGGGGAGCCGCAGCACGGAGGGTTGATGAAAGAAGAGATCAAGGCCCAGCTTCAGGCCCACGCCCACGTCATAGCGGCGCTCGAAAGGGACCTCTGTCCGTCCCTGGAGAGCGCCGTTTCGCTTTTGGCCGCGGCGCTGCGCGACGGCAAGAAACTCCTCGTGTTCGGCAACGGGGGCTCCGCCGCCGACGCCCAGCACTTCGCGGCCGAGATCGTGGGGCGTTTCAAGCTGGAGCGGCGCGCGCTTCCGGCCATCGCCCTCAGTACCGACACCTCCATCCTCACCGCCGTGGGCAACGACTACGGCTTCGAACGCATCTTCTCCCGGCAGGTCGAGGCGCACGCCGTCGAGGGGGACGTGCTGGTGGGCATTTCCACCAGCGGCAACTCCCCCAACGTGCAGCTGGCCCTGGAGGCGGGGCAAAAGCTCGGGTGCCGCAGCATCGCCCTTTTGGGCCGGGACGGAGGGTGCATCAAGGGTGTGGCCGAGCTCTCCCTGGTGGTGCCCAGCAACGACACGCCGAGGATCCAGGAGGGGCATATCACCATGATCCACATCCTGTGCGACCTCGTGGAGCGGGAACTTTTTTCATGACGGCACGGCTGGGTTAGGTCAGCAAGAAAGGCCAGGGTATCCATGGGCAAGCAGCGTGCGGTTTTCCTCGACCGCGACGGAACCATCAATCACGAGGTGCAGTACCTGAGCAGGGCGGAGGACTTCCGTCTCATCCCCGGGGTTCCCTACGCCCTGCAGCGGCTCAAGGACGCCGGTTTTCTCCTGGTGGTGGTCACCAACCAGTCCGGGATCGGTCGCGGCCTGTACGACGAGGCGGCGCTGCAGGCGGTACACGACCGCATGCACGAGGAGCTGGGGTATTTCGGCATCACCATCGACGCCTGCTACTTCTGCCCGCACCATCCCGAGCACGGCGTCGGCGACTACCGGGTGGAGTGCAGCTGCCGCAAACCGCTGCCGGGCATGCTGGAGCAGGCGGCCCTCGACTTCGACATCGACCTGTCCCGCTCGTACATGATCGGGGACAAGCTGGGCGACATCGAGGCGGGGATCAACGCCGGCTGCAAGTCGCTCATGGTGCTCACCGGCTACGGTGCTACCGAATCGGCGCGGCTCCCCAAAGGGGTGCGGGCCTACCTTGACCTCCAGGCCGCGGTCGAGGCGATCCTGGTCGCCGAAGGGAAGAGGAAACGCAAGAAGGGGTGAACCGGCAGCGCAGCATGACGACCGCCTCCTTTCAGCGGCCGCTACCGACCGGTCCCCGCACCGGCAGGAGCGGCCTTTTTCACAGGAGTGGGCATGAAGCCGTACCACCAGATCTTTCCGAATGCGGCCGGGGGCACCATGACCCTGGAGCTGCTGGCGCAAAGTGGTCGGATCCCGAAGGGGAGCTACGCCTTCGTCGAGTGCTACTGCACCAGTCCCGGGTGCGACTGCCGCCGGGTCACCCTGTTGGTGCTGGACCATAAACAGCGGCAAAAAGCGATGATCAGCCTGGGCTTCGACGGCGACGGTCCCTTCTCGGGTCCCTACCTGGACGGTTCCAGCTACCAGGTTCCCTACGCCCCTGAGCTCCTCGATTTCTGCGTGCATACCCTCAACTCCCGGCCGGACTGGGTGGAGCGGATGTACCGGCGCTACCGTGAAGTGCGGGAACTGATCGACGGCATCCCCTACCGCGGCAGGCCGTTCCCGCTCCCCGGCGACCTTTTCTACCGTGCCATGCCGGCGCCGGACCTGGAGAGAATGCTCACCGAGTCGGTCCGGCACGGCTTCACCCCCAGCTGCCCCCAGCCCCCCTGCGCCGGACAGGGGGAGCCGTCGGGGACCATGCGCCTGGTCGATCTGTACGCCCGATCCGGGGTGAGCGCGCCGGTATCGATCCTGCTCACCCTGCAGGATGAGCTGCACCGCCACCTCCTGGCGGACCCGCTCGCGGTGGAGGAGCTGGCGGCCCTCCTGGCGGCCCTTGGACGCTGCGCCACTGTTGATCATGACCGGATCTCGGCGGCCCTGAGGATGCTCGCTCTTACCCTTGAGTTCTACCAGGTGGAGACGGCGGGAGGGCGCCCGGGGGCGAGGCAGCAGCTGCAGCGGCTGCAAAGCGCGCTCGCGCTGCGGGTCTACCGGGAGAGGAGCAGCATGGAGCTGCGCCTCTCGGTGACCGACATCCTGGTGCGCAGCCGCTTGAACCTGATCCCCGAGTTGCAGGCCATCTGCCGCGAGGGGGAGGGTGAGGCGGAGGGACGACTCGATCTGACCGCGGCCTCGAGTGAGGAGTTCGTTCCCGGCATACTCAGGCATTTCGCCTCGGCGGGGCTGACCTGTCCCTTTGCCGGCGCGCAGGAGATGCTGGAACTGTTCGCGGTGAACGACCCGGAGCTGAGGCCGGGGCTGACCTGGGAACTGCTCACCGCCGATGCGCCGTTTCTGCGCGAGATCGCCGCACTGCTCATCTTCAACGCCGAGCCGGAGCTCTCCCGCGAGGTGGCCCGCATGCTGGTCTCGGTGGCGGGGGCGACGCTCACGCCCACTACGCTGCGGCGCCTGATCATGGCCCGCAACTGGTTTCCGGAACCGACCCGAAGCATCGTGGACCAGACCATCAGCAACGCGCGCCGCGCCCGGGTGCCGTGCGCCCACCTGGAGCCCCCGGACGAGGAGGCGGTGTACGCCAGCTGCCTGGACGGCTCGGGCATGCAGGTGTTCCACGTCATCGTCGCGGACCAGGCCGCCTATGCCGGCTGCACGCTGATGCTGCAGGAGGGGGGCGGCATCGTCGACTGCACCGTGGTGCGCCTGGAGACCCGCAGGGACAGGGAGGATTTCGTCAGCACCGCCCGCAGCCAGCGCTGCTGCCTCCAGTCGACCGGCGAATACCTGGACCGCCGCGTGGGGATGGCGATCGCGGCCGGGAGCGAAGCGGGCCGCGTGCCGGGACACTGGCTGGTGCGGGCTGCGGAGCTCTTGGGGCGCGACCACTGGAAAGGATGCCTCCTGGACCCTCGGGAGACGCTGCGGCAACTGGGGGAAGAGGTTGTAGGGGACGGGGGAAAAGGGGACAGGCACCTGCGGAGCCAGTCCCCACTGCGGAGCCAGTCCCCAGAGGCCGACGACGGTCCCAGCGCGGAACTGCTCGCCCTGGAGGAGTCGGGACAGTGGCACCGCTACCGCGCGCTGTTCGGCAACTGGCGGGTGGAGGGAAGCGCCGTCGATCGCGTCATCGAGTCGGCGCGCGCTGGGAGAAGCACGGTCAAGACAGCCACTGTGCTGGAGCGGCTGTGCGACCAGGTCCTGGAGCAGCAGCGCCCCGTTCTCCTGGAACGGCTGGTGCTGCAGACGCTCTGGCTGAAGGCGGCGGCAGGGGAGGCGCCCATCCGCTGGCAGCAGATGTATCACGTGGCGCAGGCAGTCGCCGACCAGACCATAGCACTAAAAGAGATTCCGTTGGCAGTATCGATAGCACGGCAGAGTTACACGGCATACCGCAAACGTAACGAAAACAGCAGGCAGGGGAGTGGCAGTTAGATTATGGAAGTTTCACCGGTTCTTTTTCCCGTCCTGTTCCTGACCGGCGCAGTCGCCGGTTGTATTGACGCCATCGCAGGTGGTGGCGGGCTTATCACCATCCCGGTGCTGCTCGGCCTCGGGTTGCCGCCGCAGGCGGCGCTGGGCACCAACAAGCTGCAGGCCAGTTTCGGCTCCTGCAGCGCCATGGCGCACTTCGTCAAGGCGGGCACGGTCAACCTGCGCGATGCGCTTCCCGGCGTCATCTGGACCACCATCGGCGCCATTCTCGGCTCCTATACGGTGCAGCAGATCGATCCGGGCTTTTTGAAGAAGTGCATCCCGTTTCTGCTGCTCTCCATCCTCTGCTACACCATCTTCACGCCGAAGCTCGGCGCCGAGGAGGTGCACCCGCGCCTGCCGCGCCGGCTCTTCTACGCTCTGGCGGGGCTCGCGCTCGGCTTCTACGACGGCTTCCTGGGACCGGGGACCGGCTCCTTCTGGGTCATCGCCATCATGCTGGGGCTCGGCTTCGATATGCGCAAGGGGACCGGGTACACCAAGCTCTTCAACTTCGTGAGCAATATCGTGTCGCTGGTGGTGTTCGTGGCGGGCGGCCACGTGCTCATCTGGGCGGGGCTGCTGATGGGGGCGGGGCAGGCGGCCGGCGCACGGGTCGGGGCCAGGCTGGTCATCCACAAGGGGACCCGGTTCGTGAGGCCGGTGTTCATCTGCTCGGTGCTGGCGGTGACGGCGAAGCTGTTTTGGGATAGTTACCGGTAAAACCGGTGGACGGCGGCAACCTGCGCTATATCTCGCGCAGGTTGCCGGCCTCGGTTTCGGCTCCCAGGTCGCGGGCATTCAAGTCCTGCTCCAGATGACCTAGCAACTCGCTTACCTGCTGCACATAGACCTGCGGCACACCCTCCAAAAGCCGCAGGGCGTTGTCCAACCTCTTGGCGGCGGAAACGGCGGCCTTCAACGGCACCAAGGGGTTCGGCTCTTCACGCAACGCGGCTATTTCCTTGAACTTCTTCAAGACGGTCGGATGACTCTTGTCATCCTCGACGACACGCTTTCTCAAATCGCCATACTCTTCGGCGGAAAATCCCTTCTCTTCCTTGGCCTGACGCAACAGGTCTATGGACCTGAAGTCGGGCAGGGGACGCAACTCCTCACGCCGGTCCAACAACTGCGGCTCTTCTTTCTCCATGAAACGGTAGGCCATGGTCAGCTTCTCGGCGGTACCACGCTTGATGCGGATCTCCTGCACGCAGTACTCTTCAAAGGTCCCGTAACCCCACTCGCGAAAACGACCCCTCTTGCTGACGTCCAACAGCTTCTCGCCCAATTCGACCCACGACGACTTGAAACGCTTCGCCTTGTCCAACACCTCGTACCGGTCGCTCCCCGGCTCCAGATGCTGCATGATGGCTTCGATGTGACGCTCGCTGCTCGACTTCGGTGTTTCCTGCATCGCTTCCTCCTGTGCCCGGCACTTCACGCGCTCAAAGCGAGAGCGAAATTATCAGAATCCGTCCTGTTTTTGAAGTTTTTTATCTTGGCTATCGGTTTGAATCGGGTTAAACTTTTGCCTGCTTCACAACCGGCACCATAAGGAGCTCACTATGGAACAGCGTCTGACTGACATGGAGATGCTGATCATGCACCAGGGTCACATCATCGACCAGTTGAACGAGGTGGTCACCGGGCAGCAGGCCCTCATCGATCAGCTCACCAAGGAATTGAAGATCATCAAGGAACACCTGCGCGGCCTGAGCGCTTCCGAAAACAGGCTCCCCTCCGAGGAAGAACCTCCGCCACATTACTAACCGAACAGGAATCACATGAAGAAAGTTGCCCTCGGCTGCACCGGTCTCCGCATCAATCCTCTCGTTTTCGGCACCCTTCCGCTTGGTCCCCTGCAGGCATCCCTCTCTCCCGAGGAGGGGGGGCGCCTGATCCGCTACGCCCTGGAACGCGGTGTCAACCTCTTGGACACGGCGGAACTCTACCAGACCTACCCGCACATCCGCTCCGCTTTGGCGGGCTTCACCGGCGAGGTTCTCATCGCCTCCAAGACCCACGCCAATACGGCTCAGGCCGCGCGCGGCCACGTGGAGCGGGCTTTGACCGAGCTCGGCCGTGAGCGACTGGACATCGTGCACCTGCACGGTGCCCGGGTGGCCGACCCCTTCGTGGAGCGCCCGGAGGTGATCGAGACCCTGCTCAGGATGAAGGAGGAGGGGAAGATCGCCCACGTGGGGCTTTCGTCGCACTTCGTGAGCGCCATGAGAAAATCGGTGGCGCACCCGGAGATCGAGGTGGTGCACCCGCTCATCAACCGGACCGGCATGGGGATCATCGACGGCACCCACGAGGAGATGTCCGCCGCCATCGCGGCCTGCGCCGCGGCGGGGAAGGGGGTGTACGCCATGAAGGCGCTGGCGGGGGGAAACCTCATATCGACGGCACGCGAGAGCCTGCGCTTCGTGCTGGGGCTCGCCGGGGTGCACGGCATCGCCCTGGGCATGCTCTCCGAGGCGGAGATCGACGGCAACCTGGCGCTCTTCCAGGAAGGGCGCGCGGACGACACGCTCTGGACCACGCTGGAGGGGAGAAGGCGCAAGCTCACCATCAT
It encodes the following:
- a CDS encoding rod shape-determining protein is translated as MLKFLDAFFGMFSNDLAIDLGTANTLVYLKGKGIVVREPSVVAVQKMPNGQQKVLAVGMEAKKMLGRTPGTITAIRPMKDGVIADFDITEEMLRYFIHKVHNRKTLVRPRIVICVPSGITQVEKRAVKESAESAGAREVYLIEEPMAAAIGAGLPITEASGNMIVDIGGGTTEVAVISLAGIVYTKSVRVGGDKMDEAIVQYIKRKYNLLIGDRMAELIKIEIGEAYPGTQLLHMEVKGRDLVSGIPKTTEIDSNEIREALSEPVTAIVDAVRNCLERTPPELAADLVDKGIVLAGGGALLRNLDVLLREETGLPVVTAEDPLSCVVLGSGKVLDELALLRNVAVSS
- a CDS encoding glycosyltransferase family 2 protein, with amino-acid sequence MTDAIIDVIIPVWNRPEETRNCLVNLINHTPNARFIIVDCGSERDTERMLQEFADGLDERALLMRDDSNIGFVRAANRGFESSTAPFLALVRSTSIVTARWLDPLLQFAQEHPQAGILLPCLDPGEPFEGPCEVESASFAAMVLRRELYQETGGFDESLDGGAWCLKDFTRRACAKGYVTCQVPGPAVSHQEEVPLGSELRRRETLQRSLTTFRERWGEGGSYLLHVPKGVELDLLRQKLDWLLQGARHGDCYTVLLPHALNQAAQLSGLTCLHENVKLVPLPRLAWDGMKRRMYEKLIAQRPGTMPVTAVDGLPFPWSERYLSFSELTERIKARVH
- the gmhA gene encoding D-sedoheptulose 7-phosphate isomerase, coding for MKEEIKAQLQAHAHVIAALERDLCPSLESAVSLLAAALRDGKKLLVFGNGGSAADAQHFAAEIVGRFKLERRALPAIALSTDTSILTAVGNDYGFERIFSRQVEAHAVEGDVLVGISTSGNSPNVQLALEAGQKLGCRSIALLGRDGGCIKGVAELSLVVPSNDTPRIQEGHITMIHILCDLVERELFS
- the gmhB gene encoding D-glycero-beta-D-manno-heptose 1,7-bisphosphate 7-phosphatase — its product is MGKQRAVFLDRDGTINHEVQYLSRAEDFRLIPGVPYALQRLKDAGFLLVVVTNQSGIGRGLYDEAALQAVHDRMHEELGYFGITIDACYFCPHHPEHGVGDYRVECSCRKPLPGMLEQAALDFDIDLSRSYMIGDKLGDIEAGINAGCKSLMVLTGYGATESARLPKGVRAYLDLQAAVEAILVAEGKRKRKKG
- a CDS encoding TSUP family transporter, with the protein product MEVSPVLFPVLFLTGAVAGCIDAIAGGGGLITIPVLLGLGLPPQAALGTNKLQASFGSCSAMAHFVKAGTVNLRDALPGVIWTTIGAILGSYTVQQIDPGFLKKCIPFLLLSILCYTIFTPKLGAEEVHPRLPRRLFYALAGLALGFYDGFLGPGTGSFWVIAIMLGLGFDMRKGTGYTKLFNFVSNIVSLVVFVAGGHVLIWAGLLMGAGQAAGARVGARLVIHKGTRFVRPVFICSVLAVTAKLFWDSYR
- a CDS encoding SlyX family protein, coding for MEQRLTDMEMLIMHQGHIIDQLNEVVTGQQALIDQLTKELKIIKEHLRGLSASENRLPSEEEPPPHY
- a CDS encoding aldo/keto reductase, which translates into the protein MKKVALGCTGLRINPLVFGTLPLGPLQASLSPEEGGRLIRYALERGVNLLDTAELYQTYPHIRSALAGFTGEVLIASKTHANTAQAARGHVERALTELGRERLDIVHLHGARVADPFVERPEVIETLLRMKEEGKIAHVGLSSHFVSAMRKSVAHPEIEVVHPLINRTGMGIIDGTHEEMSAAIAACAAAGKGVYAMKALAGGNLISTARESLRFVLGLAGVHGIALGMLSEAEIDGNLALFQEGRADDTLWTTLEGRRRKLTIMEAFCKGCGACVPACTNNALAMVDGKAKVDDEACILCGYCGAACPEFMIRVV